A DNA window from Ostrea edulis chromosome 5, xbOstEdul1.1, whole genome shotgun sequence contains the following coding sequences:
- the LOC125649210 gene encoding tropomyosin isoform X28 — protein sequence MDSIKKKMIAMKMEKENAQDRAEQLEQQLRDTEEQKAKIEEDLTSLQKKHSNLENEFDTVNEKYQESQTKLEEAEKKASEAEQEIQGFNRRIQLLEEDMERSEERLQSATEKLEEASKAADESERNRKVLENLNNASEERTDVLEKQLTEAKLIAEEADKKYDEAARKLAITEVDLERAEARLEAAEAKVLELEEELKVVGNNMKSLEISEQEASQREDSYEETIRDLTQRLKDAENRATEAERTVSKLQKEVDRLEDELLAEKERYKAISDELDQTFAELAGY from the exons ATGGACAGCATCAAGAAGAAGATGATCGCCATGAAAATGGAGAAAGAAAATGCTCAGGACCGCGCCGAACAGCTTGAGCAGCAGCTAAGGGATACGGAAGAGCAGAAAGCGAAG ATAGAGGAAGATCTCACATCACTGCAGAAAAAGCACTCCAACTTAGAAAATGAGTTCGACACAGTCAACGAGAAATACCAGGAGAGTCAAACCAAACTCGAGGAGGCGGAAAAGAAAGCTTCTGAG GCTGAACAAGAGATCCAGGGTTTCAACCGCAGAATCCAACTCCTGGAGGAGGACATGGAGAGATCAGAGGAGCGGCTTCAGAGCGCCACAGAGAAGTTGGAGGAGGCTTCCAAAGCCGCAGACGAGAGTGAAAG AAACCGAAAGGTCTTGGAAAATCTCAATAACGCTTCAGAGGAGAGGACCGATGTATTAGAGAAACAACTTACCGAGGCCAAGTTGATCGCAGAGGAGgccgacaaaaaatatgatGAG GCAGCCCGTAAGCTTGCTATCACAGAGGTGGACCTTGAACGCGCAGAGGCAAGACTCGAAGCCGCAGAGGC GAAAGTTTTGGAGTTGGAAGAAGAACTTAAGGTGGTTGGCAACAATATGAAATCATTGGAGATCAGTGAGCAAGAG GCTTCACAAAGAGAAGACAGTTATGAGGAAACCATCAGAGATCTTACACAGAGGTTGAAGGAT GCTGAAAACCGAGCCACTGAAGCCGAACGAACCGTATCCAAACTTCAGAAGGAAGTAGACAGACTTGAAG
- the LOC125649210 gene encoding tropomyosin isoform X7 — translation MERTGDSNVTDPANWTEICDSLQVDTDLGTGLSQDSMVSMSSSQLSQESVASTHSTDITSDILTPEISAKKKKKSGTKKVKKKKDKGLSDGETAEKVKKGKKDKTKKKKPRSSSSVRPEPEGGNPVNILPMDEYDRVIYSDDPLFSDMEISEEEEPNQKPRRPSRPGGLMFSCLSLGIQSNTMIKYAIIGTEVQNILKVSLRRAEQEIQGFNRRIQLLEEDMERSEERLQSATEKLEEASKAADESERARRCLENKSLLDDGRIDQLEGGMKQMELVANEAERKYEEAARKLCVLEGELERAEERYELAERKVLELEEELKVVGNNMKSLEISEQEASQREDSYEETIRDLTQRLKDAENRATEAERTVSKLQKEVDRLEGRAQHAQRSYPPLCALSQLHLVTVVSNFYCLLE, via the exons atggaAAGGACCGGGGATTCGAACGTGACAGACCCCGCCAATTGGACGGAGATCTGTGATAGCTTACAAGTGGACACAGATTTAGGGACTGGACTTTCACAGGACTCGATGGTTAGTATGTCCTCCTCGCAACTTTCACAAGAGTCAGTGGCTTCGACGCATTCCACGGACATCACGTCGGATATATTAACTCCAGAAATTTCtgcaaagaaaaagaaaaaatcgggaactaaaaaagtgaaaaagaaaaaggacAAGGGTTTAAGTGATGGAGAAACCGCAGAGAAAGTTAAGAAAGGTAAAAAAGacaaaactaaaaagaaaaaaccaaGGTCTTCGTCGTCTGTGCGGCCGGAACCAGAAGGTGGAAATCCTGTGAACATCCTCCCGATGGACGAATATGACCGAGTGATTTACAGTGACGATCCTTTGTTTTCTGACATGGAGATCAGTGAAGAAGAGGAACCCAACCAAAAACCCAGGCGTCCCTCCCGCCCCGGGGGTCtgatgttttcatgtttgtCCTTGGGAATCCAATCGAACACAATGATTAAATATGCCATTATAGGAACAGAAGTGCAGAATATATTAAAAGTGTCTTTGAGACGG GCTGAACAAGAGATCCAGGGTTTCAACCGCAGAATCCAACTCCTGGAGGAGGACATGGAGAGATCAGAGGAGCGGCTTCAGAGCGCCACAGAGAAGTTGGAGGAGGCTTCCAAAGCCGCAGACGAGAGTGAAAG aGCCCGACGATGCTTAGAAAATAAGAGTTTATTGGATGATGGACGAATAGACCAACTTGAAGGGGGCATGAAACAGATGGAACTTGTGGCCAATGAGGCCGAACGGAAATACGAAGAG GCTGCACGAAAATTATGTGTACTTGAAGGAGAATTAGAAAGAGCTGAAGAACGTTATGAATTAGCAGAAAG GAAAGTTTTGGAGTTGGAAGAAGAACTTAAGGTGGTTGGCAACAATATGAAATCATTGGAGATCAGTGAGCAAGAG GCTTCACAAAGAGAAGACAGTTATGAGGAAACCATCAGAGATCTTACACAGAGGTTGAAGGAT GCTGAAAACCGAGCCACTGAAGCCGAACGAACCGTATCCAAACTTCAGAAGGAAGTAGACAGACTTGAAGGTAGGGCCCAGCATGCCCAGCGGAGTTATCCCCCCCTGTGTGCCCTCAGTCAACTCCACTTAGTAACAGTTGTATCCAACTTTTACTGTTTGTTGGAATAA
- the LOC125649210 gene encoding tropomyosin isoform X14: MERTGDSNVTDPANWTEICDSLQVDTDLGTGLSQDSMVSMSSSQLSQESVASTHSTDITSDILTPEISAKKKKKSGTKKVKKKKDKGLSDGETAEKVKKGKKDKTKKKKPRSSSSVRPEPEGGNPVNILPMDEYDRVIYSDDPLFSDMEISEEEEPNQKPRRPSRPGGLMFSCLSLGIQSNTMIKYAIIGTEVQNILKVSLRRAEQEIQGFNRRIQLLEEDMERSEERLQSATEKLEEASKAADESERNRKVLENLNNASEERTDVLEKQLTEAKLIAEEADKKYDEAARKLAITEVDLERAEARLEAAEAKVLELEEELKVVGNNMKSLEISEQEASQREDSYEETIRDLTQRLKDAENRATEAERTVSKLQKEVDRLEDDLENERKHKLELQAEMEATLQDLSNL; the protein is encoded by the exons atggaAAGGACCGGGGATTCGAACGTGACAGACCCCGCCAATTGGACGGAGATCTGTGATAGCTTACAAGTGGACACAGATTTAGGGACTGGACTTTCACAGGACTCGATGGTTAGTATGTCCTCCTCGCAACTTTCACAAGAGTCAGTGGCTTCGACGCATTCCACGGACATCACGTCGGATATATTAACTCCAGAAATTTCtgcaaagaaaaagaaaaaatcgggaactaaaaaagtgaaaaagaaaaaggacAAGGGTTTAAGTGATGGAGAAACCGCAGAGAAAGTTAAGAAAGGTAAAAAAGacaaaactaaaaagaaaaaaccaaGGTCTTCGTCGTCTGTGCGGCCGGAACCAGAAGGTGGAAATCCTGTGAACATCCTCCCGATGGACGAATATGACCGAGTGATTTACAGTGACGATCCTTTGTTTTCTGACATGGAGATCAGTGAAGAAGAGGAACCCAACCAAAAACCCAGGCGTCCCTCCCGCCCCGGGGGTCtgatgttttcatgtttgtCCTTGGGAATCCAATCGAACACAATGATTAAATATGCCATTATAGGAACAGAAGTGCAGAATATATTAAAAGTGTCTTTGAGACGG GCTGAACAAGAGATCCAGGGTTTCAACCGCAGAATCCAACTCCTGGAGGAGGACATGGAGAGATCAGAGGAGCGGCTTCAGAGCGCCACAGAGAAGTTGGAGGAGGCTTCCAAAGCCGCAGACGAGAGTGAAAG AAACCGAAAGGTCTTGGAAAATCTCAATAACGCTTCAGAGGAGAGGACCGATGTATTAGAGAAACAACTTACCGAGGCCAAGTTGATCGCAGAGGAGgccgacaaaaaatatgatGAG GCAGCCCGTAAGCTTGCTATCACAGAGGTGGACCTTGAACGCGCAGAGGCAAGACTCGAAGCCGCAGAGGC GAAAGTTTTGGAGTTGGAAGAAGAACTTAAGGTGGTTGGCAACAATATGAAATCATTGGAGATCAGTGAGCAAGAG GCTTCACAAAGAGAAGACAGTTATGAGGAAACCATCAGAGATCTTACACAGAGGTTGAAGGAT GCTGAAAACCGAGCCACTGAAGCCGAACGAACCGTATCCAAACTTCAGAAGGAAGTAGACAGACTTGAAG
- the LOC125649210 gene encoding tropomyosin isoform X6 yields the protein MERTGDSNVTDPANWTEICDSLQVDTDLGTGLSQDSMVSMSSSQLSQESVASTHSTDITSDILTPEISAKKKKKSGTKKVKKKKDKGLSDGETAEKVKKGKKDKTKKKKPRSSSSVRPEPEGGNPVNILPMDEYDRVIYSDDPLFSDMEISEEEEPNQKPRRPSRPGGLMFSCLSLGIQSNTMIKYAIIGTEVQNILKVSLRRAEQEIQGFNRRIQLLEEDMERSEERLQSATEKLEEASKAADESERGRKVLESRSFADDERIDALEAQLKEAKYIAEDTDRKYDEAARKLCVLEGELERAEERYELAERKVLELEEELKVVGNNMKSLEISEQEASQREDSYEETIRDLTQRLKDAENRATEAERTVSKLQKEVDRLEGRAQHAQRSYPPLCALSQLHLVTVVSNFYCLLE from the exons atggaAAGGACCGGGGATTCGAACGTGACAGACCCCGCCAATTGGACGGAGATCTGTGATAGCTTACAAGTGGACACAGATTTAGGGACTGGACTTTCACAGGACTCGATGGTTAGTATGTCCTCCTCGCAACTTTCACAAGAGTCAGTGGCTTCGACGCATTCCACGGACATCACGTCGGATATATTAACTCCAGAAATTTCtgcaaagaaaaagaaaaaatcgggaactaaaaaagtgaaaaagaaaaaggacAAGGGTTTAAGTGATGGAGAAACCGCAGAGAAAGTTAAGAAAGGTAAAAAAGacaaaactaaaaagaaaaaaccaaGGTCTTCGTCGTCTGTGCGGCCGGAACCAGAAGGTGGAAATCCTGTGAACATCCTCCCGATGGACGAATATGACCGAGTGATTTACAGTGACGATCCTTTGTTTTCTGACATGGAGATCAGTGAAGAAGAGGAACCCAACCAAAAACCCAGGCGTCCCTCCCGCCCCGGGGGTCtgatgttttcatgtttgtCCTTGGGAATCCAATCGAACACAATGATTAAATATGCCATTATAGGAACAGAAGTGCAGAATATATTAAAAGTGTCTTTGAGACGG GCTGAACAAGAGATCCAGGGTTTCAACCGCAGAATCCAACTCCTGGAGGAGGACATGGAGAGATCAGAGGAGCGGCTTCAGAGCGCCACAGAGAAGTTGGAGGAGGCTTCCAAAGCCGCAGACGAGAGTGAAAG AGGGCGGAAAGTTTTAGAGAGCCGAAGTTTCGCTGATGATGAGCGTATCGATGCTTTAGAGGCACAACTCAAGGAGGCTAAATATATAGCAGAGGACACCGACCGCAAATATGATGAG GCTGCACGAAAATTATGTGTACTTGAAGGAGAATTAGAAAGAGCTGAAGAACGTTATGAATTAGCAGAAAG GAAAGTTTTGGAGTTGGAAGAAGAACTTAAGGTGGTTGGCAACAATATGAAATCATTGGAGATCAGTGAGCAAGAG GCTTCACAAAGAGAAGACAGTTATGAGGAAACCATCAGAGATCTTACACAGAGGTTGAAGGAT GCTGAAAACCGAGCCACTGAAGCCGAACGAACCGTATCCAAACTTCAGAAGGAAGTAGACAGACTTGAAGGTAGGGCCCAGCATGCCCAGCGGAGTTATCCCCCCCTGTGTGCCCTCAGTCAACTCCACTTAGTAACAGTTGTATCCAACTTTTACTGTTTGTTGGAATAA
- the LOC125649210 gene encoding tropomyosin-2 isoform X17, producing MERTGDSNVTDPANWTEICDSLQVDTDLGTGLSQDSMVSMSSSQLSQESVASTHSTDITSDILTPEISAKKKKKSGTKKVKKKKDKGLSDGETAEKVKKGKKDKTKKKKPRSSSSVRPEPEGGNPVNILPMDEYDRVIYSDDPLFSDMEISEEEEPNQKPRRPSRPGGLMFSCLSLGIQSNTMIKYAIIGTEVQNILKVSLRRAEQEIQGFNRRIQLLEEDMERSEERLQSATEKLEEASKAADESERGRKVLESRSFADDERIDALEAQLKEAKYIAEDTDRKYDEAARKLCVLEGELERAEERYELAESKVKTLEDELHVATNSLKALEISDEKASQREDSYEETIRDLTQRLKDAENRATEAERTVSKLQKEVDRLEDELLAEKERYKAISDELDQTFAELAGY from the exons atggaAAGGACCGGGGATTCGAACGTGACAGACCCCGCCAATTGGACGGAGATCTGTGATAGCTTACAAGTGGACACAGATTTAGGGACTGGACTTTCACAGGACTCGATGGTTAGTATGTCCTCCTCGCAACTTTCACAAGAGTCAGTGGCTTCGACGCATTCCACGGACATCACGTCGGATATATTAACTCCAGAAATTTCtgcaaagaaaaagaaaaaatcgggaactaaaaaagtgaaaaagaaaaaggacAAGGGTTTAAGTGATGGAGAAACCGCAGAGAAAGTTAAGAAAGGTAAAAAAGacaaaactaaaaagaaaaaaccaaGGTCTTCGTCGTCTGTGCGGCCGGAACCAGAAGGTGGAAATCCTGTGAACATCCTCCCGATGGACGAATATGACCGAGTGATTTACAGTGACGATCCTTTGTTTTCTGACATGGAGATCAGTGAAGAAGAGGAACCCAACCAAAAACCCAGGCGTCCCTCCCGCCCCGGGGGTCtgatgttttcatgtttgtCCTTGGGAATCCAATCGAACACAATGATTAAATATGCCATTATAGGAACAGAAGTGCAGAATATATTAAAAGTGTCTTTGAGACGG GCTGAACAAGAGATCCAGGGTTTCAACCGCAGAATCCAACTCCTGGAGGAGGACATGGAGAGATCAGAGGAGCGGCTTCAGAGCGCCACAGAGAAGTTGGAGGAGGCTTCCAAAGCCGCAGACGAGAGTGAAAG AGGGCGGAAAGTTTTAGAGAGCCGAAGTTTCGCTGATGATGAGCGTATCGATGCTTTAGAGGCACAACTCAAGGAGGCTAAATATATAGCAGAGGACACCGACCGCAAATATGATGAG GCTGCACGAAAATTATGTGTACTTGAAGGAGAATTAGAAAGAGCTGAAGAACGTTATGAATTAGCAGAAAG CAAAGTCAAGACCTTAGAAGATGAATTGCATGTAGCCACTAATAGCCTTAAAGCTTTAGAAATTTCTGATGAAAAG GCTTCACAAAGAGAAGACAGTTATGAGGAAACCATCAGAGATCTTACACAGAGGTTGAAGGAT GCTGAAAACCGAGCCACTGAAGCCGAACGAACCGTATCCAAACTTCAGAAGGAAGTAGACAGACTTGAAG
- the LOC125649210 gene encoding tropomyosin isoform X8, translated as MERTGDSNVTDPANWTEICDSLQVDTDLGTGLSQDSMVSMSSSQLSQESVASTHSTDITSDILTPEISAKKKKKSGTKKVKKKKDKGLSDGETAEKVKKGKKDKTKKKKPRSSSSVRPEPEGGNPVNILPMDEYDRVIYSDDPLFSDMEISEEEEPNQKPRRPSRPGGLMFSCLSLGIQSNTMIKYAIIGTEVQNILKVSLRRAEQEIQGFNRRIQLLEEDMERSEERLQSATEKLEEASKAADESERGRKVLESRSFADDERIDALEAQLKEAKYIAEDTDRKYDEAARKLCVLEGELERAEERYELAESKVKTLEDELHVATNSLKALEISDEKASQREDSYEETIRDLTQRLKDAENRATEAERTVSKLQKEVDRLEGRAQHAQRSYPPLCALSQLHLVTVVSNFYCLLE; from the exons atggaAAGGACCGGGGATTCGAACGTGACAGACCCCGCCAATTGGACGGAGATCTGTGATAGCTTACAAGTGGACACAGATTTAGGGACTGGACTTTCACAGGACTCGATGGTTAGTATGTCCTCCTCGCAACTTTCACAAGAGTCAGTGGCTTCGACGCATTCCACGGACATCACGTCGGATATATTAACTCCAGAAATTTCtgcaaagaaaaagaaaaaatcgggaactaaaaaagtgaaaaagaaaaaggacAAGGGTTTAAGTGATGGAGAAACCGCAGAGAAAGTTAAGAAAGGTAAAAAAGacaaaactaaaaagaaaaaaccaaGGTCTTCGTCGTCTGTGCGGCCGGAACCAGAAGGTGGAAATCCTGTGAACATCCTCCCGATGGACGAATATGACCGAGTGATTTACAGTGACGATCCTTTGTTTTCTGACATGGAGATCAGTGAAGAAGAGGAACCCAACCAAAAACCCAGGCGTCCCTCCCGCCCCGGGGGTCtgatgttttcatgtttgtCCTTGGGAATCCAATCGAACACAATGATTAAATATGCCATTATAGGAACAGAAGTGCAGAATATATTAAAAGTGTCTTTGAGACGG GCTGAACAAGAGATCCAGGGTTTCAACCGCAGAATCCAACTCCTGGAGGAGGACATGGAGAGATCAGAGGAGCGGCTTCAGAGCGCCACAGAGAAGTTGGAGGAGGCTTCCAAAGCCGCAGACGAGAGTGAAAG AGGGCGGAAAGTTTTAGAGAGCCGAAGTTTCGCTGATGATGAGCGTATCGATGCTTTAGAGGCACAACTCAAGGAGGCTAAATATATAGCAGAGGACACCGACCGCAAATATGATGAG GCTGCACGAAAATTATGTGTACTTGAAGGAGAATTAGAAAGAGCTGAAGAACGTTATGAATTAGCAGAAAG CAAAGTCAAGACCTTAGAAGATGAATTGCATGTAGCCACTAATAGCCTTAAAGCTTTAGAAATTTCTGATGAAAAG GCTTCACAAAGAGAAGACAGTTATGAGGAAACCATCAGAGATCTTACACAGAGGTTGAAGGAT GCTGAAAACCGAGCCACTGAAGCCGAACGAACCGTATCCAAACTTCAGAAGGAAGTAGACAGACTTGAAGGTAGGGCCCAGCATGCCCAGCGGAGTTATCCCCCCCTGTGTGCCCTCAGTCAACTCCACTTAGTAACAGTTGTATCCAACTTTTACTGTTTGTTGGAATAA
- the LOC125649210 gene encoding tropomyosin isoform X5 encodes MERTGDSNVTDPANWTEICDSLQVDTDLGTGLSQDSMVSMSSSQLSQESVASTHSTDITSDILTPEISAKKKKKSGTKKVKKKKDKGLSDGETAEKVKKGKKDKTKKKKPRSSSSVRPEPEGGNPVNILPMDEYDRVIYSDDPLFSDMEISEEEEPNQKPRRPSRPGGLMFSCLSLGIQSNTMIKYAIIGTEVQNILKVSLRRAEQEIQGFNRRIQLLEEDMERSEERLQSATEKLEEASKAADESERGRRTLESRQRTDETRMDDMESKMRQLTDVADQSENRYTEAARKLCVLEGELERAEERYELAERKVLELEEELKVVGNNMKSLEISEQEASQREDSYEETIRDLTQRLKDAENRATEAERTVSKLQKEVDRLEGRAQHAQRSYPPLCALSQLHLVTVVSNFYCLLE; translated from the exons atggaAAGGACCGGGGATTCGAACGTGACAGACCCCGCCAATTGGACGGAGATCTGTGATAGCTTACAAGTGGACACAGATTTAGGGACTGGACTTTCACAGGACTCGATGGTTAGTATGTCCTCCTCGCAACTTTCACAAGAGTCAGTGGCTTCGACGCATTCCACGGACATCACGTCGGATATATTAACTCCAGAAATTTCtgcaaagaaaaagaaaaaatcgggaactaaaaaagtgaaaaagaaaaaggacAAGGGTTTAAGTGATGGAGAAACCGCAGAGAAAGTTAAGAAAGGTAAAAAAGacaaaactaaaaagaaaaaaccaaGGTCTTCGTCGTCTGTGCGGCCGGAACCAGAAGGTGGAAATCCTGTGAACATCCTCCCGATGGACGAATATGACCGAGTGATTTACAGTGACGATCCTTTGTTTTCTGACATGGAGATCAGTGAAGAAGAGGAACCCAACCAAAAACCCAGGCGTCCCTCCCGCCCCGGGGGTCtgatgttttcatgtttgtCCTTGGGAATCCAATCGAACACAATGATTAAATATGCCATTATAGGAACAGAAGTGCAGAATATATTAAAAGTGTCTTTGAGACGG GCTGAACAAGAGATCCAGGGTTTCAACCGCAGAATCCAACTCCTGGAGGAGGACATGGAGAGATCAGAGGAGCGGCTTCAGAGCGCCACAGAGAAGTTGGAGGAGGCTTCCAAAGCCGCAGACGAGAGTGAAAG AGGTCGCAGAACCCTAGAAAGCCGGCAGCGAACAGATGAAACTCGAATGGATGACATGGAAAGCAAAATGCGACAACTGACCGACGTCGCTGACCAGTCAGAGAACCGATATACAGAG GCTGCACGAAAATTATGTGTACTTGAAGGAGAATTAGAAAGAGCTGAAGAACGTTATGAATTAGCAGAAAG GAAAGTTTTGGAGTTGGAAGAAGAACTTAAGGTGGTTGGCAACAATATGAAATCATTGGAGATCAGTGAGCAAGAG GCTTCACAAAGAGAAGACAGTTATGAGGAAACCATCAGAGATCTTACACAGAGGTTGAAGGAT GCTGAAAACCGAGCCACTGAAGCCGAACGAACCGTATCCAAACTTCAGAAGGAAGTAGACAGACTTGAAGGTAGGGCCCAGCATGCCCAGCGGAGTTATCCCCCCCTGTGTGCCCTCAGTCAACTCCACTTAGTAACAGTTGTATCCAACTTTTACTGTTTGTTGGAATAA
- the LOC125649210 gene encoding tropomyosin isoform X9 — protein sequence MERTGDSNVTDPANWTEICDSLQVDTDLGTGLSQDSMVSMSSSQLSQESVASTHSTDITSDILTPEISAKKKKKSGTKKVKKKKDKGLSDGETAEKVKKGKKDKTKKKKPRSSSSVRPEPEGGNPVNILPMDEYDRVIYSDDPLFSDMEISEEEEPNQKPRRPSRPGGLMFSCLSLGIQSNTMIKYAIIGTEVQNILKVSLRRAEQEIQGFNRRIQLLEEDMERSEERLQSATEKLEEASKAADESERNRKVLENLNNASEERTDVLEKQLTEAKLIAEEADKKYDEAARKLAITEVDLERAEARLEAAEAKVYELEEQLSVVANNIKTLQVQNDQASQREDSYEETIRDLTQRLKDAENRATEAERTVSKLQKEVDRLEDELLAEKERYKAISDELDQTFAELAGY from the exons atggaAAGGACCGGGGATTCGAACGTGACAGACCCCGCCAATTGGACGGAGATCTGTGATAGCTTACAAGTGGACACAGATTTAGGGACTGGACTTTCACAGGACTCGATGGTTAGTATGTCCTCCTCGCAACTTTCACAAGAGTCAGTGGCTTCGACGCATTCCACGGACATCACGTCGGATATATTAACTCCAGAAATTTCtgcaaagaaaaagaaaaaatcgggaactaaaaaagtgaaaaagaaaaaggacAAGGGTTTAAGTGATGGAGAAACCGCAGAGAAAGTTAAGAAAGGTAAAAAAGacaaaactaaaaagaaaaaaccaaGGTCTTCGTCGTCTGTGCGGCCGGAACCAGAAGGTGGAAATCCTGTGAACATCCTCCCGATGGACGAATATGACCGAGTGATTTACAGTGACGATCCTTTGTTTTCTGACATGGAGATCAGTGAAGAAGAGGAACCCAACCAAAAACCCAGGCGTCCCTCCCGCCCCGGGGGTCtgatgttttcatgtttgtCCTTGGGAATCCAATCGAACACAATGATTAAATATGCCATTATAGGAACAGAAGTGCAGAATATATTAAAAGTGTCTTTGAGACGG GCTGAACAAGAGATCCAGGGTTTCAACCGCAGAATCCAACTCCTGGAGGAGGACATGGAGAGATCAGAGGAGCGGCTTCAGAGCGCCACAGAGAAGTTGGAGGAGGCTTCCAAAGCCGCAGACGAGAGTGAAAG AAACCGAAAGGTCTTGGAAAATCTCAATAACGCTTCAGAGGAGAGGACCGATGTATTAGAGAAACAACTTACCGAGGCCAAGTTGATCGCAGAGGAGgccgacaaaaaatatgatGAG GCAGCCCGTAAGCTTGCTATCACAGAGGTGGACCTTGAACGCGCAGAGGCAAGACTCGAAGCCGCAGAGGC CAAAGTTTATGAACTAGAGGAACAACTCTCAGTTGTGGCTAACAATATCAAAACCCTGCAAGTTCAAAATGATCAG GCTTCACAAAGAGAAGACAGTTATGAGGAAACCATCAGAGATCTTACACAGAGGTTGAAGGAT GCTGAAAACCGAGCCACTGAAGCCGAACGAACCGTATCCAAACTTCAGAAGGAAGTAGACAGACTTGAAG
- the LOC125649210 gene encoding tropomyosin-2 isoform X16, whose product MERTGDSNVTDPANWTEICDSLQVDTDLGTGLSQDSMVSMSSSQLSQESVASTHSTDITSDILTPEISAKKKKKSGTKKVKKKKDKGLSDGETAEKVKKGKKDKTKKKKPRSSSSVRPEPEGGNPVNILPMDEYDRVIYSDDPLFSDMEISEEEEPNQKPRRPSRPGGLMFSCLSLGIQSNTMIKYAIIGTEVQNILKVSLRRAEQEIQGFNRRIQLLEEDMERSEERLQSATEKLEEASKAADESERGRKVLESRSFADDERIDALEAQLKEAKYIAEDTDRKYDEAARKLCVLEGELERAEERYELAERKVLELEEELKVVGNNMKSLEISEQEASQREDSYEETIRDLTQRLKDAENRATEAERTVSKLQKEVDRLEDELLAEKERYKAISDELDQTFAELAGY is encoded by the exons atggaAAGGACCGGGGATTCGAACGTGACAGACCCCGCCAATTGGACGGAGATCTGTGATAGCTTACAAGTGGACACAGATTTAGGGACTGGACTTTCACAGGACTCGATGGTTAGTATGTCCTCCTCGCAACTTTCACAAGAGTCAGTGGCTTCGACGCATTCCACGGACATCACGTCGGATATATTAACTCCAGAAATTTCtgcaaagaaaaagaaaaaatcgggaactaaaaaagtgaaaaagaaaaaggacAAGGGTTTAAGTGATGGAGAAACCGCAGAGAAAGTTAAGAAAGGTAAAAAAGacaaaactaaaaagaaaaaaccaaGGTCTTCGTCGTCTGTGCGGCCGGAACCAGAAGGTGGAAATCCTGTGAACATCCTCCCGATGGACGAATATGACCGAGTGATTTACAGTGACGATCCTTTGTTTTCTGACATGGAGATCAGTGAAGAAGAGGAACCCAACCAAAAACCCAGGCGTCCCTCCCGCCCCGGGGGTCtgatgttttcatgtttgtCCTTGGGAATCCAATCGAACACAATGATTAAATATGCCATTATAGGAACAGAAGTGCAGAATATATTAAAAGTGTCTTTGAGACGG GCTGAACAAGAGATCCAGGGTTTCAACCGCAGAATCCAACTCCTGGAGGAGGACATGGAGAGATCAGAGGAGCGGCTTCAGAGCGCCACAGAGAAGTTGGAGGAGGCTTCCAAAGCCGCAGACGAGAGTGAAAG AGGGCGGAAAGTTTTAGAGAGCCGAAGTTTCGCTGATGATGAGCGTATCGATGCTTTAGAGGCACAACTCAAGGAGGCTAAATATATAGCAGAGGACACCGACCGCAAATATGATGAG GCTGCACGAAAATTATGTGTACTTGAAGGAGAATTAGAAAGAGCTGAAGAACGTTATGAATTAGCAGAAAG GAAAGTTTTGGAGTTGGAAGAAGAACTTAAGGTGGTTGGCAACAATATGAAATCATTGGAGATCAGTGAGCAAGAG GCTTCACAAAGAGAAGACAGTTATGAGGAAACCATCAGAGATCTTACACAGAGGTTGAAGGAT GCTGAAAACCGAGCCACTGAAGCCGAACGAACCGTATCCAAACTTCAGAAGGAAGTAGACAGACTTGAAG